ATAAGGGTTGGGGAGTAGCGTTGAGTGAAAGGAAGGTGTATAATAGTAAAAGCATAAATAATATCAAAGACTAAGATATCAGTATCCGAGGAAATGGACTCATGGAAATAAACGATATAGAAGATTATCACTTTGGTAAGATTGGCAGGGTAATCCCGGTTCAGCCATTAAAAAATACTATTGTTTTGCCGTATACGGCTTCACCCCTGGTGATCGGCAAGAAGAAGTCTGTAGCCGCAGTGCAGTCAGCTATGGAAAGAGACCGGATTATCGGAACGTTTTTAATCAAAGCAGAATCCTCCAAGGGAGAGGAAGTCGGTTTTGATGATGTCTATCATATAGGAACTGCCGTCGGCATTCTGAAACTGGTGAAAATGCCTGATTCAAGCCTCCGGCTTTTGGTTCAGGGGTTAAAAAAGATCCGACTGGGAGAGATTACTCAGACAGAGCCGTATTTGGTCGGCCAGATTGAAATCATCGAAGAAACCTACGTGAAGACCAATCGGACCGAGGCCCTGCTTCGGAACTTAAATGATAACTTTCAGCGGATCGTTGCCTTGAGCTCATATCTTCCTGATGAGCTGGGATCTGCGGTTTCCAATTTGGAAGACCCTTTCTCGATTGTTTACATGATCGCTTCCATTATCAACATCAAGGCCGAGGAGAGACAGCGGATACTGGAAACTGAGGGTCTGGAGTTGAAGCTCCAGCAACTATTGGCCTTATTGAACAAGGAAATACAAATTCTGGAACTGGGAGGAAAAATCCAGTCCGAAGTGGCTGACGAGATTTCCAAAAGCCAACGGGAATACTTCCTGCGGGAGCAGATGAAAGCCATTAAGAAAGAGCTTGGGGAAAGCAGTGCTCAGGAAGCGGAAGTCAAGGAATTGCGAGACCGGCTGGATGCTTTGGATCTTCCGGATGAAGTGCGGAGCGTAGCCGAAAAGGAATTAAGCCGGATGGAGACTATCCCCAGTGCAGCCCCGGAATATGTCGTGATTCGGACCTACCTTGACTGGTTGATGGACCTTCCCTGGCGGATATCGACCCAGGATAATTTGAATCTGGAAAGAGCCCGGCAAATTCTGGAGCATGACCATTATGATTTGAAGGAAGTCAAGGAACGGATGGTTGAATACCTGGCTGTACGCAAGCTCAAGCAGGATATGAAAGGGCCGATCCTGTGCTTTGTCGGTCCGCCGGGAGTAGGAAAGACTTCTCTTGGTCAGTCAATTGCCAAGGCCATGGGCCGCAAATTCATCCGCATGTCGCTTGGCGGTATACGGGATGAAGCGGAGATC
This is a stretch of genomic DNA from bacterium. It encodes these proteins:
- the lon gene encoding endopeptidase La, coding for MEINDIEDYHFGKIGRVIPVQPLKNTIVLPYTASPLVIGKKKSVAAVQSAMERDRIIGTFLIKAESSKGEEVGFDDVYHIGTAVGILKLVKMPDSSLRLLVQGLKKIRLGEITQTEPYLVGQIEIIEETYVKTNRTEALLRNLNDNFQRIVALSSYLPDELGSAVSNLEDPFSIVYMIASIINIKAEERQRILETEGLELKLQQLLALLNKEIQILELGGKIQSEVADEISKSQREYFLREQMKAIKKELGESSAQEAEVKELRDRLDALDLPDEVRSVAEKELSRMETIPSAAPEYVVIRTYLDWLMDLPWRISTQDNLNLERARQILEHDHYDLKEVKERMVEYLAVRKLKQDMKGPILCFVGPPGVGKTSLGQSIAKAMGRKFIRMSLGGIRDEAEIRGHRRTYIGAMPGKILQSIKRVGTNNPVFMLDEIDKVGVDFRGDPSSALLEVLDPEQNVSFMDHYVDLPFDLSGVLFIATANVLQTVHPALLDRMEVLRLPGYINEEKINIAKNYLIPKQIEAHGIKEENISFEDSAIQEIITSYTQEAGVRNLERQIARVCRKVAYKIATRENGFQQEFINQEKVREYLGSPRIFPEAARRTSTPGVATGLAWTESGGDILFIEALRMPGKKGLTITGQLGEVMQESVKTALSYVRSIASRYGIKENFYDQSDLHIHVPAGAIPKDGPSAGTAIATAIASILSGRPVKKEVAMTGEVTLAGLVLPVGGIKEKVLAAKRAGIRMVVLPFRNRVDVEEISPQLIEGIDFKYVDRVDEVLDIALSE